In a single window of the Candidatus Hydrothermales bacterium genome:
- a CDS encoding putative LPS assembly protein LptD has product MGLILFFLILKPIKFQADSLFYDSKRKVLYLLKNVKIEYENVELFSDTVTFFEEKKSLIAHGRAKLKSGKDTLKGGKIIYNTESKKGKVLRGKTKIEKGVLWADEIYKGEKDEIKAFKGNYTTCELESPHYFFTYKKVKVIPKKDIIAEPVLLYVKDFPIFFLPFWIFPATRERKSGFLTPRPGRNSLLGLYLKNLTYYWAINPYMDYTIGFDLYEKKGATIITEYEYVVFKFLEGNISGTFTREINPKRERWSINGIHNQNFFYKSKVQAKADFISDHTYATDYSEYKPERLKSEAYSYIVFSKNFKTSSINLTLDRREDFLNKKKETKLPVFSFSFFGREIGHLCAFQGD; this is encoded by the coding sequence TTGGGATTAATCCTATTTTTTCTAATTTTAAAACCTATAAAATTTCAGGCAGATTCTCTTTTTTACGACTCAAAGAGAAAAGTTTTGTATCTTTTAAAAAATGTCAAAATTGAATATGAAAATGTAGAACTTTTTTCTGATACAGTTACTTTTTTTGAAGAGAAAAAATCCCTGATAGCTCATGGAAGAGCAAAACTAAAATCTGGGAAGGATACACTTAAGGGGGGAAAAATAATCTATAATACTGAATCTAAAAAGGGGAAAGTTTTAAGAGGAAAAACGAAAATTGAAAAGGGCGTGCTTTGGGCAGATGAAATCTATAAGGGAGAAAAAGACGAAATCAAGGCTTTTAAAGGAAATTATACAACCTGTGAACTAGAAAGCCCTCACTATTTTTTTACATATAAAAAAGTTAAAGTTATTCCTAAAAAAGATATAATTGCAGAACCTGTGCTATTATATGTAAAGGATTTTCCGATATTTTTTTTACCCTTCTGGATATTTCCCGCTACAAGGGAAAGAAAATCAGGTTTTTTAACACCAAGACCAGGTAGAAACTCTTTGTTAGGCTTATATCTAAAAAATCTCACCTATTACTGGGCTATAAATCCTTATATGGACTATACAATAGGATTTGATCTATACGAAAAAAAAGGAGCCACAATTATAACAGAATATGAATATGTTGTATTTAAATTTCTCGAGGGAAATATAAGTGGAACTTTTACAAGGGAGATTAATCCTAAAAGGGAAAGGTGGAGTATAAACGGTATTCATAACCAGAATTTTTTTTATAAATCAAAAGTACAGGCAAAGGCAGACTTTATATCTGATCATACCTATGCCACTGATTACTCAGAATATAAACCAGAAAGATTAAAAAGTGAAGCTTACTCTTATATAGTCTTTTCAAAAAATTTTAAAACTTCATCTATAAATTTAACTTTGGACAGAAGAGAAGATTTTTTGAATAAGAAAAAAGAAACAAAACTTCCCGTATTTTCATTTTCATTCTTTGGAAGAGAGATTGGGCACCTCTGCGCGTTTCAGGGGGATTAA
- the accD gene encoding acetyl-CoA carboxylase, carboxyltransferase subunit beta, producing the protein MFYRKPFKPDKKEIRADVWKKCENCGETLHVAQLEKNLWVCSKCSFHFRIPAKKYIEIIFEENTFEELFDYIESDDPLNFPEYKKKYKKAREETGLKEACITGKGKIDRFLVSAFISDFAFMGGSMGSAYGEKFYLLCEYAVKEKLPLIAITSSGGGARMQEGIFSLMQLVKTNIGVKLLRENRIPYITVLCDPTMGGVMASFAALGDISLAEKGALLGFAGPRVIEQTIKQKLPPGFQRAEFQFEHGMIDEVIDRRDLKKVLIKILNIVWD; encoded by the coding sequence ATGTTTTACAGAAAACCATTTAAGCCCGATAAAAAGGAAATAAGAGCAGATGTTTGGAAAAAATGTGAAAACTGTGGTGAAACACTCCATGTAGCCCAATTAGAGAAAAACTTATGGGTATGCTCAAAATGCTCCTTTCACTTTAGAATACCAGCCAAAAAATACATAGAAATTATTTTTGAAGAAAATACTTTTGAAGAACTTTTTGACTACATTGAATCTGACGATCCCTTAAACTTCCCAGAGTATAAAAAGAAGTATAAAAAAGCAAGAGAAGAAACAGGGTTAAAAGAGGCCTGCATCACAGGGAAAGGTAAAATTGATAGATTTCTTGTATCAGCCTTTATATCAGATTTTGCCTTTATGGGAGGTAGTATGGGATCTGCCTACGGTGAAAAATTCTACCTGCTCTGTGAATATGCAGTTAAAGAAAAACTCCCTTTAATTGCTATTACTTCATCCGGAGGTGGTGCACGAATGCAAGAGGGTATCTTTTCGTTAATGCAACTTGTGAAAACAAATATAGGAGTAAAGCTTCTAAGAGAAAATAGAATTCCCTATATAACGGTTCTCTGTGATCCCACCATGGGAGGAGTAATGGCTTCCTTTGCCGCACTTGGAGATATCTCTTTGGCTGAAAAAGGAGCTCTTTTAGGGTTTGCTGGACCAAGAGTAATTGAACAGACAATCAAACAAAAATTACCACCTGGATTTCAAAGAGCTGAGTTTCAGTTTGAACATGGAATGATAGACGAAGTTATCGATAGGAGAGACCTAAAAAAAGTGCTGATAAAAATTTTAAACATAGTTTGGGATTAA
- a CDS encoding oligopeptide transporter, OPT family, which produces MREFTIRAIILGSLLSIIFGAANAYLGLKAGMTVSASIPAACVSMAILRGILKRGTILENNMVQTIASAGESLAAGIIFTIPALIFIGLNPTILYIFLTSLFGGLLGVLFMVTVRKRFIEDEDKELPYPEGRACAEVLKAGDEGGHKAKTVFEGLISGFVFRFLTIGFKFFPDYFFINLKNKITFSFENSPALVGVGLILGKRISFLLLSGGLLGWLVFIPLIGNYIPEAKPLDTHSIWSKYIRYIGAGAVFAGGLISFIKILVNLIKEKKFFSFRPGEKDLPLSFIVLSVLITYFLISLLNIFNQNFFTSLLIILFSFIFVVVSSRIVGLVGSSSNPVSGMTIATLFIVSLLIYIFGGRGIYAMFTSLTIGAFICISAAIAGDISQDLKTGFLLGATPRLQQIGEIIGVITSSIFIGFILFILHKAYVIGSEKLSAPQATLMSLIVKGIFEAQFPTQLFISGVMISIFLEILGISSLPVAVGLYLPLSLSTTLALGGVLSEVIKKKEKGILLASGFVAGDAISGIILAIIIIIGLPLISFNVTYPLVGILFLTLFLLYTFLRLK; this is translated from the coding sequence ATGAGGGAATTTACGATAAGGGCTATAATCCTAGGGAGTTTACTTTCTATAATTTTTGGTGCTGCTAACGCCTATCTTGGACTTAAAGCTGGAATGACAGTTTCTGCTTCAATACCTGCTGCTTGTGTTTCTATGGCTATTTTAAGAGGGATTTTAAAAAGAGGGACTATTCTTGAGAACAACATGGTACAAACAATTGCCTCTGCAGGAGAATCACTTGCAGCTGGTATCATTTTTACCATTCCTGCTCTTATTTTTATCGGTTTAAATCCAACAATTTTATATATATTTTTGACTTCACTCTTTGGTGGACTTTTGGGAGTTTTGTTTATGGTGACGGTAAGAAAAAGGTTTATAGAGGATGAGGATAAAGAACTTCCTTATCCGGAGGGGAGAGCTTGTGCTGAGGTGTTAAAAGCTGGAGATGAAGGAGGACATAAGGCAAAAACTGTTTTTGAAGGGCTTATTTCAGGTTTTGTCTTTAGGTTTTTAACAATAGGTTTTAAGTTTTTTCCTGACTATTTTTTTATAAATTTAAAAAATAAAATAACTTTTTCCTTTGAGAATTCGCCTGCTCTTGTGGGAGTTGGGCTTATTTTAGGAAAGAGGATTTCTTTTTTACTTTTATCTGGCGGGCTTTTGGGTTGGCTAGTTTTTATTCCTTTAATTGGTAATTACATTCCAGAGGCAAAGCCACTTGATACACATTCTATTTGGAGTAAGTACATAAGGTACATTGGTGCCGGTGCAGTCTTCGCAGGAGGGCTTATTTCTTTTATTAAAATTTTGGTAAATCTTATTAAAGAAAAAAAATTTTTTTCTTTCAGACCTGGTGAAAAAGATCTTCCGCTTTCTTTTATAGTTCTTTCAGTTTTGATAACCTATTTTTTAATTTCCCTTTTAAATATTTTTAATCAAAATTTCTTTACTTCCCTCTTAATTATTCTTTTTTCATTTATTTTTGTAGTTGTTTCATCAAGGATAGTTGGTCTTGTAGGGTCTTCGTCGAATCCTGTATCAGGTATGACTATAGCAACTCTTTTTATTGTAAGTCTTTTAATTTATATTTTTGGTGGAAGAGGTATTTATGCTATGTTTACATCGCTTACTATTGGAGCTTTTATATGTATTAGTGCTGCAATTGCTGGAGATATTTCTCAGGATTTAAAAACTGGGTTTTTGTTAGGAGCAACTCCAAGATTGCAGCAGATTGGAGAGATAATAGGTGTGATTACTTCATCCATTTTTATCGGTTTTATTTTATTTATCTTACACAAAGCTTATGTTATAGGTAGTGAAAAACTTTCTGCTCCACAGGCAACCTTAATGTCTCTAATTGTTAAAGGTATTTTTGAAGCTCAATTTCCCACTCAGCTTTTTATTTCAGGTGTAATGATTTCAATTTTTCTTGAAATTTTAGGGATTTCCTCACTTCCAGTGGCGGTGGGACTTTATTTACCCCTTTCTCTTTCTACTACCTTAGCTCTTGGTGGAGTTCTTTCTGAAGTTATAAAGAAAAAAGAAAAGGGTATTTTACTAGCCTCTGGCTTTGTAGCTGGAGATGCAATTAGCGGAATTATACTTGCAATAATTATTATTATAGGTCTCCCCTTAATTTCCTTTAACGTTACCTATCCCCTTGTTGGTATCTTATTTCTTACTCTTTTTTTACTCTACACCTTTTTAAGGCTTAAATAG
- a CDS encoding M6 family metalloprotease domain-containing protein, whose translation MSVFLLILILMPPHPNLKERMSKADYEKMIEILKKAKERGVDQPDFESLEKFRLRLQKRQTDTAKIPVILAEFSDNLADSSVNHFQQLLFSVGTYPTGSMADYYLENSYGKFLVTGWVSNWLMMPQPYSYYTNNNYGFGSYPQNAQGLARDAVIAADPYVDFSQFDRNNDGYVDVVFIVHAGPGAEETGNPNDIWSHAWVIPGGVSVDGKIAYKYSMMPENGRVGVFGHEYGHNLGLPDLYDTDYSSEGLGNWSMMAGGSWGNNGRTPVHFDIWCKYKLGFVTPTNVTSIIRNASFDPIENLPIAYRLWTNGNSSPQYFLVEFRKKIKFDSYLPGEGLLIYHIDEYMSNNNYEWYPGLPGGLHYKVALEQADGKWDLEKKQNSGDPGDPYPGTTLNTSFDNYSTPNSKNYQNNPTYVSITGISTKGLKMFADLSVIQVYNMAVDSSNIPIIGKKDSLINPVIFVSNRGFYNQSFDLTLRVDSLSYTVYQHQLSGLSLSPGAASSYSFPAFNPKFSNGIYKFYGFITSPNEQMFRNDTLVVQFFSYELVNFINSPYSVNPPTIDGYIDPNEWAFSYKLDISDYLKKGGRRNIEESYLYLFNTQNALYMGIKLSDTTDGTDYIRIIFDDNANGNFPQSPNTREGEIRFQQSGSSFNATFTPYFAGGGQGQTRPLNLPYAISEVGEERHIEIKIGIKPQDTGFDEELQVNSNLDTFAFFILTRNSSENDLNSYWLQNVPLSQIRNPSYYGKVQIGGLSLDVEESKTSLAKFNFDLRYREDGIMIILSQTDYSPFEIKILDPSGRIALKVSSNSKEFLRKISRSELSNGTYFAILKKEKQEIKKKFIMY comes from the coding sequence ATGAGCGTCTTTTTATTAATTTTAATTTTAATGCCACCTCATCCCAACTTAAAGGAAAGGATGAGTAAAGCAGACTATGAAAAAATGATAGAGATACTGAAAAAGGCAAAAGAAAGAGGTGTAGATCAACCTGACTTTGAAAGTCTTGAAAAATTTAGATTAAGACTTCAAAAAAGACAAACTGACACAGCTAAAATACCTGTAATTCTTGCAGAATTCTCTGATAACTTAGCAGATTCCTCTGTTAACCATTTTCAGCAATTACTCTTTTCTGTAGGAACCTACCCTACAGGCTCAATGGCAGACTACTATTTAGAAAACTCCTATGGAAAGTTCCTTGTAACAGGATGGGTTTCAAACTGGCTTATGATGCCTCAACCGTACTCTTACTACACCAACAATAATTATGGATTTGGTTCTTATCCCCAAAATGCCCAGGGTCTTGCAAGAGACGCAGTTATTGCTGCTGATCCTTATGTTGACTTTTCTCAATTTGATAGAAATAACGATGGCTATGTAGATGTAGTTTTCATAGTTCACGCTGGACCTGGCGCTGAAGAAACAGGAAACCCAAACGATATATGGTCCCACGCTTGGGTTATACCTGGCGGTGTTAGTGTTGATGGTAAAATAGCCTATAAGTATTCGATGATGCCTGAAAACGGCAGAGTGGGAGTATTTGGTCATGAGTACGGACATAATCTTGGCTTACCCGACCTATACGATACTGACTATTCCTCAGAGGGACTTGGAAACTGGTCAATGATGGCTGGTGGTTCCTGGGGTAATAATGGAAGAACTCCAGTTCACTTTGATATTTGGTGCAAATATAAACTTGGTTTTGTTACTCCCACAAATGTGACATCAATAATCAGGAACGCCTCATTTGATCCAATTGAAAATTTACCAATCGCATACAGGCTATGGACAAATGGTAACAGTTCACCCCAGTACTTTCTTGTTGAATTTAGAAAAAAAATTAAATTTGACTCCTATTTACCCGGAGAGGGACTTTTAATCTATCACATAGATGAGTACATGTCTAATAACAACTATGAGTGGTATCCAGGTTTGCCGGGCGGTTTACATTACAAAGTAGCACTTGAACAGGCAGATGGCAAATGGGATCTTGAAAAAAAACAAAATTCAGGCGATCCTGGAGACCCTTATCCAGGAACTACTTTGAATACCTCATTTGATAACTATTCAACTCCTAACTCAAAAAACTATCAAAATAATCCAACTTATGTTTCAATAACTGGTATATCAACTAAAGGCCTAAAAATGTTTGCTGATCTTTCTGTTATCCAAGTATACAATATGGCTGTAGATTCTTCTAATATACCAATAATAGGAAAAAAAGATAGCTTAATAAATCCTGTAATTTTTGTTTCTAACAGAGGTTTTTATAACCAAAGCTTTGATTTAACACTAAGAGTTGACTCACTTTCTTACACAGTCTATCAACATCAACTAAGTGGGCTTTCACTTTCACCTGGAGCGGCAAGTTCTTACTCTTTTCCAGCTTTTAACCCAAAATTTTCAAACGGTATCTACAAATTTTACGGATTTATAACTTCTCCAAATGAACAGATGTTTAGAAATGACACCTTAGTGGTTCAATTTTTCTCATATGAACTAGTTAACTTTATTAACTCCCCCTACAGTGTAAATCCGCCAACAATTGACGGTTATATAGATCCAAACGAATGGGCTTTTAGTTATAAACTCGATATTTCTGATTATCTAAAAAAAGGCGGAAGGAGAAATATTGAGGAGTCTTATCTTTATCTTTTTAATACTCAAAACGCTCTATATATGGGTATAAAACTAAGCGATACAACGGATGGAACTGATTATATAAGAATAATTTTTGACGATAACGCAAATGGCAACTTTCCACAATCACCAAACACAAGAGAAGGAGAAATCAGATTTCAACAATCAGGATCAAGTTTTAATGCAACCTTTACTCCATATTTTGCCGGAGGTGGACAAGGACAAACACGCCCTCTGAATCTGCCCTACGCTATATCTGAGGTAGGAGAAGAAAGACATATAGAAATAAAAATAGGTATAAAACCTCAAGACACGGGGTTCGATGAAGAACTTCAAGTTAATTCAAACCTAGATACCTTTGCCTTCTTCATCCTCACCAGAAACTCTTCTGAAAATGACCTAAACTCATATTGGCTACAAAATGTTCCCCTATCACAAATTAGAAATCCTTCTTATTACGGAAAGGTACAAATAGGTGGATTAAGCCTAGATGTAGAAGAAAGCAAAACCTCATTAGCAAAGTTTAACTTTGATTTAAGATACAGAGAGGACGGAATTATGATAATACTCAGTCAAACCGACTATTCACCCTTTGAAATAAAAATCTTAGATCCTTCTGGAAGAATTGCTTTAAAAGTCTCCTCCAACTCTAAAGAATTTTTAAGAAAAATTTCTCGCAGTGAATTAAGTAACGGAACATATTTCGCAATTCTTAAAAAAGAAAAGCAAGAAATAAAAAAGAAATTTATAATGTACTAA
- a CDS encoding NAD(P)/FAD-dependent oxidoreductase: MDCGGGDSADWALNIYPVAKKTILIHRREEFRANETSVKELFNSPVIVKLNYELKELKGEERLEKAVIFNNKTMEEEIDLDAVILALGYKAEIGKIESWGLEMDGRYIKVNSRMETSIKGLFACGDVVSVEGLGNIKLLVTGFAQAAIAAASAKKFIDPKSKTSGPHSSSII, encoded by the coding sequence ATTGATTGTGGGGGAGGTGATTCTGCAGATTGGGCACTAAATATCTATCCTGTTGCAAAAAAAACAATCTTAATACACAGAAGAGAAGAATTCAGAGCAAACGAAACCTCTGTCAAAGAACTATTTAATTCACCAGTTATTGTCAAATTAAACTATGAACTAAAGGAATTAAAAGGCGAAGAAAGACTAGAAAAGGCTGTAATATTTAATAATAAAACGATGGAAGAAGAAATAGATCTTGACGCAGTAATACTAGCACTTGGATATAAGGCTGAAATTGGAAAAATAGAAAGCTGGGGTTTAGAAATGGATGGAAGATACATAAAGGTAAATTCAAGGATGGAGACCTCTATTAAGGGATTATTTGCCTGCGGTGACGTTGTGAGCGTAGAGGGTTTGGGCAACATAAAATTGCTTGTTACAGGATTTGCTCAGGCAGCAATTGCCGCAGCTTCAGCCAAAAAATTTATTGATCCAAAATCAAAAACTTCCGGCCCTCACTCAAGCTCAATTATATAA
- a CDS encoding NAD(P)-binding domain-containing protein, with amino-acid sequence VLDEEVESYSKDGDIFILKTSKLKEHYTRSIIIAAGIGTFTPNKINRPGIDKFENKGVYYFVKKFEDFKDKKVLIVGEVILQIGH; translated from the coding sequence CGTTCTTGATGAGGAAGTTGAAAGCTACTCTAAAGATGGTGACATATTTATCTTAAAAACTAGCAAGTTAAAGGAACATTACACAAGATCAATAATAATTGCAGCTGGAATAGGAACATTTACTCCTAATAAGATTAATAGGCCAGGAATTGACAAATTCGAAAATAAAGGTGTCTATTATTTTGTAAAGAAATTTGAAGATTTTAAGGATAAAAAAGTATTGATTGTGGGGGAGGTGATTCTGCAGATTGGGCACTAA
- a CDS encoding metallophosphoesterase, translating into MQYYIFSDFHLGVSEERDKKVFEKFFSILEKLEKGTKIVFLGDIFDFWFEYKTVLPKENFLFVSELYKFKDKFEFLYFTGNHDFFVRNFVQGFNMRIFQRERIFQIGEKKVLFSHGDFYYQSDLIGTYFNYLVRSSFVKFLFYILHPDIGIKLAKSISKISRNTSEKKEPKEEIPERVKKFFKKGGDICILGHFHKPMFIEMDQK; encoded by the coding sequence GTGCAATATTACATTTTTTCTGATTTTCATCTTGGTGTTTCTGAAGAGAGAGATAAAAAGGTTTTTGAGAAGTTCTTTAGTATTCTCGAAAAACTTGAAAAGGGGACTAAGATTGTTTTTCTTGGTGATATCTTTGATTTTTGGTTTGAATACAAAACTGTTTTACCAAAAGAAAATTTTTTATTTGTCTCAGAACTTTATAAATTTAAAGATAAATTTGAATTCCTCTATTTTACAGGGAATCATGACTTTTTCGTTAGAAATTTTGTACAAGGTTTTAATATGAGGATTTTCCAAAGAGAAAGAATTTTCCAAATAGGGGAAAAGAAAGTTCTATTTTCTCACGGTGATTTTTACTATCAAAGTGACTTAATAGGAACTTATTTTAACTACCTAGTTAGAAGTTCTTTTGTTAAATTTTTATTTTACATTCTTCATCCAGATATAGGAATAAAGTTGGCAAAGAGTATTTCAAAAATTTCAAGAAACACTTCTGAAAAGAAGGAGCCTAAAGAGGAAATTCCTGAGAGAGTAAAAAAATTCTTTAAAAAGGGAGGAGATATCTGTATTTTAGGACATTTTCACAAACCGATGTTTATTGAAATGGATCAAAAAAT
- a CDS encoding ThiF family adenylyltransferase — MIDNRLVRLFPLNWGKNLDVLKYHKVLIVGLGALGSNILDLMIRIGFKNLILVDRDYVEFHDLLNSPLYIKEDAEMGKPKVIASQEKIKSIDESINLKIFFEDFSPSFLKDFNEDISLIVDAVDNLETRFLINEFSFKKRVPWIHGACVGERGEVSFFVPWEGSCYRCLFKEIPKRGRIDTCETHGINPIIARLVAEIQVDLAVKYFTLKRKYIDKMIYVDFSDDYSLRNFKLKKRKDCPLCVRGEFEFINREDQKIITFCSENTVYMKLNSFDYEKIKEKWKNYDGFEENRFFIRLRIKDEELKLFKEGKLFISSKSLIDEKKIRNLISKYIG; from the coding sequence ATGATAGATAATAGGTTAGTTAGACTTTTTCCACTTAATTGGGGCAAAAACCTTGATGTTTTAAAATATCACAAGGTTTTAATTGTTGGACTTGGTGCATTAGGCTCAAACATCTTAGATCTTATGATTAGAATAGGCTTTAAAAACTTGATCTTAGTTGATAGAGACTATGTAGAATTCCATGACCTCTTGAACTCACCACTTTACATCAAAGAAGATGCAGAGATGGGAAAACCAAAGGTAATTGCCTCTCAAGAAAAAATTAAGTCTATAGACGAAAGTATAAACTTAAAAATATTTTTTGAAGATTTTTCTCCATCTTTTTTAAAAGATTTTAATGAAGATATTTCTCTTATTGTTGACGCAGTTGATAACTTAGAGACAAGATTTTTAATAAATGAATTTTCCTTTAAAAAAAGAGTGCCATGGATTCATGGTGCCTGTGTTGGTGAAAGAGGAGAGGTTTCTTTTTTTGTCCCATGGGAGGGGTCATGTTATAGGTGTCTTTTTAAAGAAATTCCAAAAAGAGGAAGAATAGATACCTGTGAAACTCACGGGATTAATCCTATAATAGCTAGATTAGTGGCAGAGATACAGGTCGATCTTGCTGTTAAATACTTTACTTTAAAAAGAAAGTATATAGACAAAATGATTTACGTTGATTTTTCGGATGACTATTCGTTAAGAAATTTTAAATTGAAAAAGAGAAAAGATTGCCCACTCTGCGTAAGGGGAGAATTTGAGTTTATAAACAGGGAAGATCAAAAGATCATAACTTTTTGCTCCGAAAATACAGTTTATATGAAGCTTAACTCTTTTGATTATGAAAAAATAAAAGAGAAGTGGAAAAACTATGATGGTTTCGAGGAGAATAGATTTTTCATTAGATTAAGGATAAAAGATGAGGAGTTAAAACTTTTCAAAGAAGGTAAACTTTTTATAAGTTCAAAAAGCCTAATCGACGAAAAAAAGATAAGAAATTTGATTTCAAAATACATAGGA
- a CDS encoding CTP synthase, translating to FVTGGVVSSLGKGVATASIAFLLKARGLRVTAMKLDPYINVDPGTMNPYQHGEVYVTEDGAETDLDLGHYERFLDQNMSQLNNVTTGQVYKSVIEKERKGEYLGATVQIIPHITDEIKERIRKVSKESSADIVIVEVGGTVGDMESLPFLEAIRQIRLEEGFENTIFIHLTLVPFIESAGELKTKPTQHSVMKLREIGVQPDFVICRVDRKLSESSRDKIALYSNLPPENVIEAIDVKTVYEVPLNFKKQKLDEKILNHFKLNCSEPDLKEFEKFLDGVLNPENEVEIAIVGKYTHLKDAYKSIIEAFIHSGSYLRTRVNLRWIEATDLEEKEEEKLLSSVNGILVPGGFGARGIEGKIKAVRYARENKIPFFGICLGMQVAAIEFARNVLGLKNANSTEFDPDTPYPVVKILPEKEGVKYYGGTLRKGSYPCKIKRGTLAYRIYNSDLIYERHRHRYEFNTSYKEIFEEKGMIISGESPDGYLVEIIELKDHPFFIGVQYHPEFKSRPLNAHPIFKEFVRKALERSLVYVS from the coding sequence TTTGTAACGGGAGGGGTAGTATCTTCCTTAGGAAAAGGAGTTGCAACAGCATCAATAGCTTTTCTCCTAAAGGCAAGAGGATTAAGGGTTACTGCTATGAAGCTTGATCCATACATAAACGTAGATCCAGGAACTATGAATCCTTATCAACATGGAGAAGTATACGTTACAGAGGATGGAGCAGAAACAGATCTTGACCTTGGCCACTATGAAAGATTTTTAGATCAAAATATGAGTCAGTTAAATAATGTAACAACAGGACAGGTTTATAAAAGTGTTATTGAAAAGGAAAGAAAAGGGGAATACCTTGGTGCTACTGTTCAGATTATACCTCATATTACAGATGAAATTAAAGAAAGGATAAGAAAGGTTAGTAAGGAGTCTTCTGCTGATATTGTAATTGTAGAGGTGGGGGGGACTGTTGGGGACATGGAGAGTCTTCCCTTTTTAGAGGCAATAAGGCAAATAAGACTAGAAGAGGGTTTCGAAAATACTATCTTTATTCACCTTACACTTGTGCCGTTTATAGAAAGCGCTGGGGAGCTGAAAACAAAACCGACTCAACATTCAGTTATGAAACTGAGGGAAATCGGAGTTCAGCCTGATTTCGTTATATGTAGAGTTGACAGAAAGCTTTCCGAGAGCTCAAGAGATAAGATAGCTCTTTATTCTAATTTACCTCCAGAAAATGTAATAGAAGCGATAGATGTAAAAACAGTTTATGAAGTTCCATTAAATTTTAAAAAGCAAAAACTTGATGAAAAAATTTTAAATCATTTTAAATTAAACTGTTCTGAACCAGATCTAAAGGAATTTGAAAAATTTTTAGATGGGGTTTTAAATCCTGAAAATGAAGTAGAAATAGCAATAGTCGGGAAATATACTCATTTGAAGGATGCTTATAAAAGTATTATTGAAGCCTTTATTCATTCAGGATCCTATCTTAGAACAAGAGTTAATCTTAGATGGATTGAAGCGACGGATCTTGAAGAAAAAGAGGAGGAGAAACTTTTATCTTCTGTAAATGGAATCCTTGTTCCAGGAGGATTTGGAGCAAGAGGGATAGAAGGTAAAATTAAGGCAGTTAGATATGCAAGGGAGAATAAGATTCCGTTTTTTGGTATTTGCTTAGGCATGCAAGTGGCAGCCATTGAGTTTGCAAGAAATGTTTTAGGCCTTAAGAATGCAAATAGTACTGAATTTGATCCTGACACTCCTTATCCTGTTGTAAAAATTTTGCCTGAAAAGGAGGGGGTTAAATATTATGGAGGCACATTAAGAAAGGGTTCCTACCCTTGCAAAATAAAAAGAGGGACGCTTGCCTATAGAATTTATAACTCTGATTTAATCTATGAAAGACACAGGCACAGATATGAGTTCAATACTTCTTATAAAGAAATTTTTGAGGAAAAGGGAATGATAATAAGTGGTGAATCACCAGATGGTTATCTTGTTGAAATCATTGAATTAAAGGATCATCCCTTTTTTATTGGTGTTCAATATCATCCAGAGTTTAAATCAAGACCACTAAATGCTCATCCGATCTTTAAGGAGTTTGTTAGAAAGGCCTTAGAAAGGAGCTTAGTTTATGTATCCTGA